The Phalacrocorax aristotelis chromosome 2, bGulAri2.1, whole genome shotgun sequence region CCTTTTGCATCTCTATTTGTCAAAAAAGGGCTGCAAAGGCAAAGGAGAGAGTCCCAGTTCTTGGATGCTTGCCAGGAGAATGTAACTCTATCCCACTATCTGCCTAAGGTAGTGGCTAATAAATGGTCCATCATCTGTGTCATCCAGTTCTGTCCCTCCACGAGGCTCCGAGTGTTAAAAGGCAACACAGCAAGCCTCAACTTGTGTCAAGAGTAACACTACAGCCAGCACAGGGTCATGAAATAAAGGAGAGTATCTAGCCTAATTATCATGCTTATGAAGCAGCTTTTCGAAAAACACAGCCAAGTCTCACAGCTATCACACTCGGTAGATTTACGGTCCCTGTAATAAGCTTCCACGTTTAAATCTTTGCTACAGGGACGGACTGCGCCCGTCTGTGGGATGCCTTGCACCTCAGCCCTGGCCAGCTTGTGGATTCCTGGCTGCGGGAGCAGCATCTGGGGCTGAGTCCGGGTTTGCAGAGCACCGCTGGAATGGCTCAGCCACCGGACCCTACCTGACAGTTCAAACTCCCTTCCTCTgtgtctccctcctccctttcccttcctatAAAGTCGAAATGAAGGTGTGGGCAGTCGGTTCCTGCatgctctcccctccccaccgcAGCCCGAGGAGGGAGAGCGGGAGCTGACTCCTCGGCCGGGCGAGGCGGGAAGGGAGGGACCCCGCGGCCCGGGGTaccgcccgcccgccgctcccTGCCCTGCCGCGGGGACGCCGGCGGAGCTGAGGGGGGCTCAGCTCTCCCCCGCGGAGGAGGGAGGCCGGCGGAGGGCGGCCCGGAAGAGCGGTCCTCGCctgcggggagcggggctgcctCTGCCCGCGGGTGCCCCGAGGGAGGGAGGCgctgcctgcccagggagccccgctgccccgccgcggggcgggggcggccgggcggcaCCTCAGAGCGCGGCAGCGGGGCCGGCCGGTCGCAGGGCTCCTCCCGCCGTggcgctgccgggccgggccgagccgggccgggggcggaggaggcggggaaggggggagcCGCTGCCGTCACCGAGGCTCGCGGCTCGCTCGCCTCGTCGCcgcggcagccccagccccgctcccaccCCCTCGCCTGCCCccaccctccttccctttctctcgCTCTCTCGGCGAGAGCAGTGTGCCTCCCTTCCCAGATGGCAGCCGGCAGCGCCATGCAGCCTCCcgttcctcctcctctccatcctCTCCGGCTCTAAGTCAATGCCATGCTGCCGCTGCTCCTCCCGGCACTGCTGGCCGCCTGCCTGCCgcccagccagggctggagcccctcgGCGGCTGCCAgcgggcaggaggagcaggagcaagAGCTCTTCTTGCCCCCCGTCAACTCCTCCTCGCGCTCCTTGGCCAGCCTCGAGATGGACCTCGACGGGGCAGCAAgcaaggaggaaggcagcacCACCAGCCCGGGCACGCCGGCTGCCCCTAGCCAAGAGACCTTCCCTTCCACTCCCACCTCCTCcggtcagcagcagcagcagcaacagcagcgtCCCCAGCCGCAGGGGCAGCCGCAGCCCGCCGAGGACCCGCACTGCAATATCAGCGTGCAGCGGCAGATGCTGAGCTCGCTGCTGGTGCGCTGGAGCCGCCCGCTGGGCATCCAGTGCGACCTCCTGCTCTTCTCCACCAACAGCCACGGGCGGGCCTTCTTCTCCGCCGCCTTCCACCGCGTGGGGCCGCCGCTGCTCATCGAGCACCTGGGGCTGGCGGCCGGCGGCGCCCAGCAGGACTTGCGCCTCTGCgtgggctgcagctgggtgcgGGGCAGGCGGGTCGGGCGCCTCAGGGGGGGCGCCGCACCTcaggccgccgccgccgcctcctcctcctcctcgctctCCTACCCGCCGGCGGCGGAGCCCGGCCAGTACTGGCTGCAAGGGGAGCCTCTGAATTTCTGCTGCCTGGatttcagcctggaggagctgAAGGGGGAGCCGGGGTGGCGGATGAACCGCAAACCCATCGAGTCTACCCTGGTGGCTTGTTTCATGACTCTGGTCATCATCGTGTGGAGCGTGGCCGCCCTCATCTGGCCGGTGCCCATCATCGCCGGCTTCCTGCCCAACGGCATGGAGCAGCGCCGCAACACCGCCGCcggcaccgccgccgccgccaagTAGCCTCTCCCGGTGAATCGCCCCCCCGCCCTTCTCTTCGTCGTGTGGTGTGGAGGGACGCGGGGCGGCCGCCTCCCGC contains the following coding sequences:
- the TMEM158 gene encoding transmembrane protein 158, with the protein product MLPLLLPALLAACLPPSQGWSPSAAASGQEEQEQELFLPPVNSSSRSLASLEMDLDGAASKEEGSTTSPGTPAAPSQETFPSTPTSSGQQQQQQQQRPQPQGQPQPAEDPHCNISVQRQMLSSLLVRWSRPLGIQCDLLLFSTNSHGRAFFSAAFHRVGPPLLIEHLGLAAGGAQQDLRLCVGCSWVRGRRVGRLRGGAAPQAAAAASSSSSLSYPPAAEPGQYWLQGEPLNFCCLDFSLEELKGEPGWRMNRKPIESTLVACFMTLVIIVWSVAALIWPVPIIAGFLPNGMEQRRNTAAGTAAAAK